The proteins below are encoded in one region of Oncorhynchus masou masou isolate Uvic2021 chromosome 15, UVic_Omas_1.1, whole genome shotgun sequence:
- the psmg4 gene encoding proteasome assembly chaperone 4, which yields MNIAESGAVGDAITVHDFSEKILEQTVHFHVIKLNGGFFLWVGSNPVLSNLAVSMESKFDSMPLSTLVLGDPSDTTPNSLAQRLTKRTKKQVYVSYCLPTTDSNLSLLVENRIKKEMEVHPDKF from the exons ATGAACATAGCAGAAAGTGGAGCAGTAGGCGATGCCATTACAGTGCACGATTTCTCCGAGAAGATTCTCGAGCAAACGGTTCACTTTCACGTCATAAAACTCAATGGAGGATTTTTCCTTTGGGTGGGCTCGAACCCCGTCTTGTCCAACTTGGCTGTTTCAATGGAAAGTAAATTT gaTTCGATGCCGCTGTCTACGTTAGTCCTGGGGGACCCATCGGACACCACTCCAAATTCACTGGCCCAGAGATTGA CTAAAAGGACTAAGAAACAGGTGTATGTGAGCTACTGCCTGCCCACGACTGACTCCAACCTGTCTCTGCTGGTAGAGAACAGGATAAAGAAAGAGATGGAAGTTCACCCTGACAAGTTTTAA